Proteins from a single region of Styela clava chromosome 1, kaStyClav1.hap1.2, whole genome shotgun sequence:
- the LOC120347709 gene encoding NAD-dependent malic enzyme, mitochondrial-like, giving the protein MMSARYLLSTGQKWRQVLKSFNQNHNARCISSSSKCCNSYAQGVHTRELGGKQLLLDPHTNKGLGFTLEERQILGMHGLLPPIVLDQDRQLSRIKKAYSQIQTDLERYSFLTDLQERNEKLFFRMLQDDIELVMPIVYTPTVGLACMQYGNIFRRPRGMFITIHDRGYIADILQNWPAKDVRAVVVTDGQRILGLGDLGSYGMGIPCGKLALYTACGGIHPHQCLPVCIDVGTDNEKLLSDPFYIGLTHRRVTGIEYDELIDEFMEAVSDTFGRQVLIQFEDFGNHNAFRFLRKYRNQFCTFNDDIQGTASVAVGGLLTAEKIVNKKLTDMKFLFAGAGEAALGIANLVTRHMWESGKPKNETYKNIFLFNKDGLLVKNQPQPLESPEQSNYAHDHNYIEDFNEAVKTIKPDAIIGVAGAGRLFTKDVLESMAEINERPIIFALSNPTDKAECTAEEAYTHTKGQCIFASGSPFDQVTLEDGRTFTPGQGNNVYIFPGVALGVISCGVRHIPDQIFLIAAKTLANEMTPEEVSQGRVYPNLKRIQDVSINIAVKIAEYVYAHGMAGHQPEPVDKYDFIRSQMYSTDYESLLPSRYDWPEDVMKPQGKGCKGGLKKE; this is encoded by the exons ATGATGTCAGCCAGATATTTGCTTAGCACTGGGCAAAAATGGAGACAGGTGTTGAAATCTTTCAACCAAAATCACAATGCAAGATGCATTTCTTCTTCATCGAAATGTTGCAATTCTTATGCACAGGGAGTTCACACAAGAGAGCTTGGCGGAAAACAGTTATTGCTTGATCCACATACAAACAAG GGTCTTGGATTTACTTTAGAAGAGAGACAAATACTTGGAATGCATGGACTGTTGCCTCCTATTGTGTTAGATCAAGATAGGCAATTATCCAGGATAAAGAAAGCTTACAGTCAAATACAAACTGATCTTGAAAG ATATTCTTTCCTCACTGATTTACAAGAACGAAACGAGAAATTATTTTTCCGAATGTTACAAGATGATATTGAACTTGTGATGCCAATTGTTTATACTCCCACTGTTGGACTAGCATGTATGCAGTATGGAAATATTTTCAGAAGGCCcag GGGAATGTTCATAACGATCCATGACAGAGGTTACATAGCAGATATATTGCAAAATTGGCCAGCGAAAGATGTGCGTGCGGTTGTTGTCACAGATGGACAAAGAATTTTAGGACTTGGTGATTTAGGaagctatgggatgggaattcCATGTGGAAAATTGGCTTTATATACAGCTTGTGGTGGAATTCACCCACACCAGTGCCTACCTGTGTGTATTGATGTTGGAACTGACAATGAG AAATTGCTTTCTGATCCATTTTACATTGGTTTAACACATAGAAGAGTAACTGGTATCGAATACGATGAGTTAATTGATGAATTCATGGAG GCTGTTTCTGATACTTTTGGAAGGCAAGTTCTCATACAGTTTGAAGATTTCGGAAATCACAATGCTTTTAGATTTTTACGGAAATACAGGAATCAGTTTTGCACTTTTAATGACGATATACAAG GTACAGCATCTGTAGCAGTGGGAGGCTTATTGACAGcagaaaaaattgtaaacaagaaaTTGACTGAtatgaaatttctatttgctGGTGCAGGGGAG GCAGCTCTCGGGATTGCAAACTTGGTAACACGGCACATGTGGGAAagtggaaaacctaaaaatgagacttacaaaaatatatttcttttcaaCAAAG ATGGTCTACTTGTGAAAAATCAGCCTCAGCCACTAGAAAGTCCAGAGCAATCGAACTACGCTCACGATCACAATTATATTGAGGATTTTAATGAAGCTGTAAAAACAATAAAGCCAGATGCAATAATAG GTGTTGCTGGAGCAGGTCGTCTATTTACCAAAGATGTTTTAGAAAGTATGGCTGAAATCAATGAACGTCCGATCATTTTTGCATTAAGTAATCCGACTGATAAAGCTGAATGTACTGCAGAGGAAGCATACACACATACTAAG GGACAATGCATATTTGCAAGTGGAAGTCCATTTGACCAAGTCACACTTGAAGATGGAAGGACCTTCACACCAGGACAGGGAAATAATGTCTACATTTTTCCAG GTGTTGCTCTTGGTGTAATATCATGTGGAGTGAGGCATATACCTGATCAGATTTTCTTGATTGCAGCAAAG ACATTAGCGAATGAAATGACACCTGAAGAGGTATCGCAAGGTCGAGTTTACCCCAATCTGAAGAGAATTCAAGATGTCTCCATCAATATTGCAGTTAAG ATTGCCGAGTATGTATATGCCCACGGTATGGCAGGTCATCAACCAGAACCAGTggataaatatgatttcatcAGATCACAAATGTACAGTACAGATTATGAATCTCTTCTACCTTCGAGATATGATTGGCCCGAAGATGTTATGAAACCACAAGGAAAAGGTTGCAAAGGAGGATTaaagaaagaataa